One Nitrospinota bacterium genomic region harbors:
- a CDS encoding uracil-DNA glycosylase, translated as MEKEEALKKGIAYFSFLKSIGIEYVEPAQGDTAVLSPVAKQVERQSENPVAVVDSAETPRTFNLSSLQTEVEACVACGLHKTRNMVVFGTGNPQARIMFVGEAPGEEEDKQGKPFVGRAGNLLTKMIAAIGFKREEVFIANVLKCRPPGNRDPKPDEVAACEHFLIEQIKAVKPVIICALGTHAAQTLLKTDESIGNMRGRLHDYHGVPLIPTYHPSFLLRSPNMKKLAWVDLQMLRDEQIKRMK; from the coding sequence ATGGAAAAAGAAGAAGCGCTGAAAAAGGGAATTGCATATTTTTCCTTTCTGAAATCGATTGGCATAGAGTATGTCGAGCCGGCCCAAGGGGATACCGCAGTTCTCTCACCGGTTGCCAAGCAGGTCGAAAGGCAAAGTGAGAATCCCGTAGCTGTGGTGGATTCCGCAGAAACTCCGCGAACATTTAACCTCTCGTCATTGCAAACGGAAGTTGAAGCGTGCGTAGCATGCGGTCTACACAAAACCAGGAACATGGTTGTTTTCGGAACCGGAAACCCGCAGGCAAGGATAATGTTCGTAGGCGAGGCGCCAGGGGAGGAAGAGGACAAACAGGGGAAACCGTTCGTGGGGCGCGCGGGGAACCTACTTACGAAAATGATCGCGGCAATCGGATTTAAAAGGGAAGAGGTATTCATAGCAAACGTCCTTAAATGCCGTCCCCCTGGAAACCGCGACCCAAAGCCTGATGAAGTGGCGGCATGCGAACATTTTCTCATCGAACAGATAAAAGCGGTGAAACCTGTGATAATATGCGCCCTCGGCACACATGCGGCCCAGACGCTGCTTAAAACGGATGAATCTATCGGAAATATGCGGGGTAGACTGCACGATTACCACGGCGTCCCGCTTATTCCGACCTATCACCCTTCGTTTCTGCTCCGCTCGCCGAATATGAAGAAACTTGCATGGGTAGACCTGCAAATGTTAAGAGATGAACAGATAAAGAGAATGAAATGA
- the coaBC gene encoding bifunctional phosphopantothenoylcysteine decarboxylase/phosphopantothenate--cysteine ligase CoaBC translates to MGRRKKVLLGISGGIAAYKMPDFVRMLKKKGIDVRVVMTRSAEKFVTPLTMEAVSGNKVWVHDWSNQDDPLLHLSESLHYDMALIAPATANIIGKLAGGIADDPLTTISLALVTPPYIAPSMNPRMYNNSAVKENLLTLKRRGCQIIQPDEGDMACGEAGEGRLPGLERLLAIVEHGLGLENDLEGKKIVVTAGRTEEPIDSVRYISNRSSGKMGIAIAIAAAERGADVTLIHGSISEPLPETTKNIGIRQAEEMFSEVSNLFPSCDILIMAAAVADFRPAKIYDSKIKKETAEMTIPLSPNPDILKEIGIRKKGQFIVGFAAETDNWIQNAREKMLKKNIDLICLNDVSRNDIGFDSEFNELTFISRTQELEKTGRLPKRVLAQKVLDKVTQLSGSKDSYVLGKGG, encoded by the coding sequence ATGGGAAGAAGGAAGAAGGTGCTTCTTGGCATCAGTGGGGGGATAGCCGCATATAAAATGCCCGATTTCGTCAGAATGCTGAAAAAAAAGGGTATTGACGTAAGGGTTGTCATGACCAGAAGTGCGGAAAAATTCGTGACCCCTCTCACCATGGAGGCCGTTTCCGGTAACAAGGTCTGGGTTCATGATTGGAGCAATCAGGATGATCCACTTTTGCACCTTTCCGAGAGCCTACACTACGACATGGCTCTTATTGCCCCCGCGACCGCAAACATCATCGGAAAACTTGCCGGAGGGATTGCCGACGACCCGCTGACCACAATATCACTCGCGCTGGTCACCCCTCCCTATATCGCCCCTTCGATGAACCCACGGATGTACAACAACAGCGCGGTAAAGGAAAACCTCCTCACACTGAAGCGAAGAGGATGCCAGATCATCCAGCCCGATGAGGGGGATATGGCATGCGGTGAAGCCGGTGAAGGGAGGCTTCCCGGCCTGGAAAGACTACTTGCCATCGTTGAACACGGCCTTGGGCTGGAAAACGATCTCGAAGGGAAAAAAATCGTCGTTACCGCCGGGAGAACGGAGGAGCCGATAGATTCCGTCCGCTATATATCCAACCGGTCATCGGGGAAAATGGGTATAGCCATCGCCATTGCCGCCGCGGAACGTGGCGCCGACGTGACCCTTATCCACGGCTCCATTTCGGAACCGCTCCCCGAAACCACAAAAAATATCGGCATAAGGCAGGCTGAGGAGATGTTCAGCGAGGTTTCAAATCTCTTCCCCTCATGCGACATTCTAATTATGGCCGCCGCTGTTGCCGACTTCCGCCCGGCCAAGATATACGACTCGAAGATCAAGAAAGAAACGGCCGAGATGACAATCCCGCTTTCGCCAAATCCCGACATCCTCAAGGAGATCGGGATCAGGAAGAAGGGTCAATTCATAGTAGGGTTTGCCGCGGAGACCGATAACTGGATACAAAACGCCAGGGAAAAAATGCTGAAGAAAAATATCGACCTTATATGCCTCAACGACGTGAGCAGGAACGATATCGGATTTGACAGCGAATTCAACGAGCTGACATTCATATCGCGCACACAGGAGCTTGAAAAGACCGGGAGACTCCCGAAAAGAGTCCTTGCCCAGAAGGTTCTTGATAAGGTTACCCAGCTGAGCGGTTCAAAGGATTCCTATGTTCTCGGCAAAGGCGGATGA
- the groL gene encoding chaperonin GroEL (60 kDa chaperone family; promotes refolding of misfolded polypeptides especially under stressful conditions; forms two stacked rings of heptamers to form a barrel-shaped 14mer; ends can be capped by GroES; misfolded proteins enter the barrel where they are refolded when GroES binds) codes for MAAKKLLFGEQARAKILSGVNQMANAVKATLGPKGRNVIIDKKFGAPLVTKDGVTVAKEIELKDPYENMGAQMINEVASKTSDVAGDGTTTGTVLAQAIYREGVKNITAGANPMDVKRGIDKAVEVVVANLRKMAKPTKEKKEIAQVGAISANNDATIGDLISEAMEKVGKDGVITVEEAKGMETSLEVVEGMQFDRGYLSPYFVTDSDRMEAVLENPAILIYEKKISNMKDLLPLLEKIAKQAKPLIMISEDVDGEALATLVVNKLRGTLNVCAVKAPGFGDRRKEMLKDIAILTGGNVISEDIGVKLENVELKDLGSAKRVVVDKENTTIVEGKGASKDIQARVKQIRTQVEETTSDYDREKLQERLAKLVGGVAVINVGAATETEMKEKKARVEDALHATRAAVEEGVVPGGGVALVRCIDSLKKVEVENSDQQVGVDIIRRALEEPLRQIAENAGLEGSVVIQKVKTDKGDNGFDAQTEQYVDMIKAGILDPAKVTRSAIQNAASIAGLMLTTEVLITEIEEPKSSGGAPDMGGMGGMGGMGGMGGMM; via the coding sequence ATGGCAGCGAAAAAACTACTTTTTGGCGAACAGGCCAGAGCCAAAATATTAAGCGGCGTGAACCAGATGGCAAATGCCGTCAAGGCTACCCTCGGGCCGAAGGGGAGAAACGTGATCATTGATAAAAAATTCGGCGCCCCGCTGGTAACAAAAGACGGCGTTACGGTCGCAAAGGAGATAGAACTCAAAGATCCGTATGAAAACATGGGCGCGCAGATGATAAACGAAGTCGCAAGCAAGACCTCGGATGTCGCTGGTGACGGCACAACTACCGGCACTGTTCTTGCCCAGGCGATCTATCGCGAGGGTGTAAAGAACATCACCGCCGGCGCGAACCCTATGGATGTAAAAAGGGGTATCGACAAAGCGGTTGAGGTTGTTGTCGCTAATCTCAGGAAAATGGCAAAACCGACCAAAGAGAAGAAAGAGATCGCGCAGGTTGGCGCTATCTCGGCAAACAACGACGCAACGATCGGTGACCTTATCTCCGAAGCGATGGAAAAAGTAGGCAAAGACGGCGTAATCACCGTTGAAGAAGCGAAAGGGATGGAAACATCGCTTGAGGTTGTAGAAGGTATGCAGTTCGACAGAGGCTACCTCTCCCCCTACTTCGTAACCGACTCCGACAGGATGGAAGCCGTTCTGGAAAATCCTGCCATACTTATCTATGAAAAGAAGATCTCGAACATGAAGGACCTCCTCCCACTCCTTGAGAAAATAGCCAAGCAGGCAAAACCTCTCATCATGATTTCCGAGGATGTCGATGGTGAAGCCCTTGCCACCCTGGTGGTCAACAAGCTTCGCGGCACACTGAATGTCTGCGCTGTCAAGGCGCCCGGATTCGGCGACCGCAGGAAAGAGATGCTCAAGGATATCGCCATCCTTACCGGCGGCAACGTCATATCCGAGGATATCGGCGTGAAGCTTGAGAATGTGGAACTTAAAGATCTCGGCTCCGCAAAACGTGTGGTAGTCGACAAGGAAAACACCACTATCGTAGAAGGGAAGGGAGCTTCCAAGGACATCCAGGCCCGCGTGAAACAGATAAGGACCCAGGTCGAGGAGACCACTTCCGATTACGACCGCGAGAAACTCCAGGAGAGGCTCGCAAAGCTCGTTGGCGGCGTTGCTGTCATTAATGTCGGCGCGGCAACCGAAACGGAGATGAAAGAGAAAAAGGCCCGCGTAGAAGACGCTCTGCACGCGACAAGAGCCGCCGTAGAGGAAGGTGTCGTGCCGGGGGGCGGTGTGGCCCTTGTACGCTGTATCGACTCCCTCAAGAAGGTTGAAGTGGAGAACAGCGACCAGCAGGTTGGCGTTGATATTATTCGTCGCGCGCTTGAAGAGCCTCTTCGCCAGATAGCGGAAAATGCCGGTCTTGAAGGCTCCGTCGTCATTCAAAAAGTGAAGACCGACAAGGGTGATAACGGATTCGATGCCCAGACCGAGCAGTATGTCGACATGATCAAAGCCGGAATACTTGATCCTGCGAAGGTCACTCGCTCGGCAATTCAGAATGCGGCCAGCATAGCTGGACTGATGCTGACAACTGAAGTTCTCATAACTGAAATAGAAGAACCGAAATCCAGCGGTGGCGCTCCAGATATGGGCGGCATGGGCGGTATGGGTGGAATGGGGGGCATGGGCGGCATGATGTAA
- the groES gene encoding co-chaperone GroES, with the protein MAVKIKPLGDRVLIQPSKEEEVRKSGIIIPDTAKEKPVEGSVVAVGPGRTKDDGNIQPMSVKVGDKVIYGKYAGTEIKYDDVEYLLLREDDILGVIA; encoded by the coding sequence ATGGCAGTCAAAATAAAACCTCTCGGAGACAGGGTTCTTATACAGCCCTCGAAAGAGGAAGAAGTACGAAAAAGCGGGATCATCATCCCCGACACAGCCAAGGAAAAACCGGTTGAAGGCTCGGTTGTGGCGGTCGGACCTGGCAGAACCAAGGATGATGGCAATATTCAGCCTATGTCGGTCAAGGTTGGCGACAAGGTGATATACGGCAAGTATGCAGGTACCGAGATCAAATATGACGACGTGGAATACCTCCTTCTCAGGGAAGACGACATCCTTGGAGTTATCGCATAA
- a CDS encoding sugar transferase: MKKNYDFAIREFVRLSDIATIFLSFYIAYSIRASEKFAPLVTKYLGAYLSNPISLNFGENEVEKILWLIVPLWLFLYSFFQTYSFERTDTFFKIFRNLSKVHIVGALVVATFIFSTNAWEYRRSFYVLFVLFIFGLSASIRFVILMGMRVFRAHGRNTNRAIIIGSGQKAFQILSELKNHSYWGFRLEGLVTEKRISEQTMLGQKVLGSMDDLEMILRKMPIDDVFLATEEGKFLELKGLLRICENIGVNVYLIPDKYDMEIAHSTVGNFGDLDYISFSTIQTNIAQKGAKRVIDLILSMMLMPLFAVAYVVVGIIIKLDSKGPVLYKSQRVTKSRRLFTFYKFRTMDAGAEEKFHLVSRENQMEGPISKIKDDPRVTKVGRFLRKYSIDELPQILNVLMGDMSLVGPRPPTAEEVAHYSVPQLRKLSMHQGMTGLWQVNGRDKIVRFEDRLKLDLEYIDNWSLWLDIKIMLKTPFIIVKGAM, encoded by the coding sequence ATGAAGAAAAACTACGATTTTGCGATACGTGAATTTGTCCGGCTATCAGACATAGCGACGATATTCCTCTCTTTTTATATCGCATATTCCATCCGGGCATCCGAAAAATTTGCTCCGCTTGTTACAAAGTATTTAGGCGCATATTTATCAAATCCGATTTCATTAAACTTTGGAGAAAACGAAGTAGAAAAGATACTTTGGCTTATTGTTCCTCTCTGGCTTTTCCTGTACTCCTTTTTCCAGACATACTCGTTTGAGAGGACAGATACGTTCTTCAAGATTTTCAGGAACCTTTCCAAGGTTCATATAGTTGGCGCTCTTGTTGTCGCGACGTTCATATTTTCAACGAATGCCTGGGAATACAGACGTTCCTTTTATGTTCTTTTCGTTCTGTTCATCTTTGGATTGTCAGCTTCTATCCGTTTCGTCATTTTAATGGGGATGAGGGTGTTCAGGGCGCATGGAAGGAATACAAATCGGGCAATCATTATAGGGAGCGGGCAGAAGGCGTTCCAGATACTTTCCGAGCTGAAGAACCACAGCTACTGGGGATTCAGGCTTGAAGGTCTCGTAACGGAAAAAAGGATAAGCGAACAGACTATGCTGGGGCAGAAGGTATTGGGCTCCATGGATGATCTCGAGATGATTTTACGCAAGATGCCTATCGACGACGTATTCCTGGCCACCGAAGAGGGGAAATTCCTCGAATTGAAGGGGCTTTTAAGAATCTGCGAAAACATCGGCGTAAACGTATATCTCATCCCGGATAAATACGATATGGAAATAGCACACTCAACAGTGGGGAATTTCGGTGATCTTGACTATATCTCCTTCTCGACCATTCAAACCAATATTGCCCAGAAAGGGGCGAAGAGAGTCATAGATCTCATTCTTTCCATGATGCTGATGCCTCTTTTTGCTGTCGCCTACGTTGTTGTCGGTATTATCATAAAGCTCGATTCCAAAGGGCCTGTTCTCTATAAATCACAAAGGGTGACCAAAAGCAGGCGGCTATTCACTTTTTACAAGTTCCGCACGATGGATGCCGGCGCGGAGGAGAAGTTCCATCTTGTTTCGCGTGAAAATCAGATGGAAGGGCCAATATCGAAGATCAAGGATGACCCGCGCGTAACCAAAGTCGGCAGGTTTTTACGAAAGTATTCCATCGACGAGTTGCCGCAGATACTCAATGTTTTAATGGGTGATATGAGCCTCGTCGGGCCTCGTCCTCCTACCGCAGAAGAGGTAGCTCATTACTCCGTTCCGCAACTCCGCAAGCTCAGCATGCACCAGGGGATGACCGGTCTTTGGCAGGTAAACGGTAGGGACAAGATAGTCCGTTTTGAGGACAGGTTGAAACTCGACCTGGAGTATATAGACAACTGGTCGCTCTGGCTCGATATAAAGATAATGCTGAAGACTCCGTTCATCATAGTCAAGGGAGCGATGTAG
- the fliN gene encoding flagellar motor switch protein FliN: MGKEKDIMDDDADAETLQIVEKTDEEKIALTKIKDDLAQYLDIPLVVNAELGRASITIREVLKLNDGAVLELDKLVGEPMEIFINGLLIARGEVVVVNERFGIRVTDVIDPMEITRQNAGTL; the protein is encoded by the coding sequence ATGGGCAAAGAAAAAGACATAATGGACGATGATGCCGACGCGGAAACGTTGCAAATTGTCGAAAAAACCGATGAAGAAAAAATAGCCCTTACCAAGATCAAGGACGACCTTGCCCAATACCTTGATATACCGCTGGTAGTCAATGCCGAGCTCGGCAGGGCGAGCATCACCATCCGCGAAGTCCTGAAACTGAACGACGGCGCCGTGCTGGAGCTGGACAAGCTCGTAGGCGAACCTATGGAAATATTCATTAACGGGCTCCTGATAGCCCGAGGCGAGGTTGTCGTGGTCAATGAACGGTTCGGCATTCGCGTTACCGACGTTATCGATCCTATGGAAATTACCCGCCAGAACGCGGGCACGCTCTAA
- a CDS encoding DUF1844 domain-containing protein gives MVSEEEKKSFVIKDKRGSSEPDSDASRETAGSSEVKKEGAAKNADKGEKERSKRSFPPIDFSTFIISLSSSAAMNLGGYQDPVSGHIPKNLDHAKQSIDILAIIQEKTKGNLTDEEKQLLDTSLYELRMRYVEEVKKG, from the coding sequence ATGGTCAGCGAAGAAGAGAAAAAGTCTTTTGTTATCAAGGACAAGAGAGGCTCTTCGGAACCTGACTCAGATGCTTCCCGTGAAACCGCCGGTTCTTCGGAAGTAAAGAAGGAGGGAGCGGCGAAAAACGCCGATAAGGGGGAGAAGGAACGCTCAAAGAGGAGTTTCCCTCCGATAGATTTTTCCACTTTCATCATATCACTCAGCTCTTCCGCGGCCATGAACCTCGGAGGGTATCAGGACCCGGTTTCAGGCCATATCCCAAAAAACCTCGACCATGCAAAACAATCGATCGATATTTTGGCTATAATACAGGAGAAAACAAAGGGCAACCTTACCGATGAAGAAAAACAGCTCCTTGATACGTCCCTTTATGAACTTCGAATGAGATATGTTGAAGAAGTAAAGAAAGGATAA
- a CDS encoding DNA-directed RNA polymerase subunit omega: MFDLKLYGKALEVIPEHYLLVNAMSMRIRQLQGGVEPMVDPDGLSLFDIALKEIVEQKIQVKKLEEIKTITLSKGHLDG, from the coding sequence ATGTTTGATCTGAAATTATATGGAAAAGCGCTAGAAGTCATCCCGGAGCATTACCTCCTTGTAAACGCAATGTCTATGAGGATCCGACAGCTTCAGGGGGGTGTTGAGCCGATGGTAGATCCCGATGGCCTCTCGCTGTTCGACATAGCTCTCAAGGAAATCGTCGAGCAGAAAATCCAGGTTAAGAAACTGGAAGAGATCAAGACAATTACCCTCTCCAAAGGACATCTGGACGGATAA
- a CDS encoding TraR/DksA C4-type zinc finger protein: MLSKEYKELLGQLQDRKKELIALESNHADDRITQIEAPHGDELDVAEHATELEMSMTLRHRINQELQLINEALEKLHGGIYGVCENCEEQIEIKRLAARPFVKFCIDCQEEFEKKEEDDTGANETYKFGANE; the protein is encoded by the coding sequence ATGTTAAGTAAAGAATACAAAGAGCTTCTTGGGCAGTTGCAAGACAGGAAAAAAGAGCTGATAGCCCTTGAATCCAACCATGCGGACGACAGAATTACGCAGATAGAAGCTCCACACGGAGACGAGCTTGACGTAGCCGAACATGCAACGGAGCTCGAAATGTCAATGACGCTTAGGCACCGGATCAACCAGGAACTCCAGCTTATCAACGAAGCCCTTGAAAAACTGCATGGCGGCATCTATGGCGTCTGCGAGAACTGCGAGGAGCAGATAGAGATTAAACGATTGGCGGCAAGACCCTTCGTGAAATTCTGCATCGATTGCCAGGAAGAATTTGAAAAGAAGGAAGAAGACGACACAGGCGCAAACGAAACCTACAAGTTCGGCGCAAACGAGTAA
- the tmk gene encoding dTMP kinase, whose amino-acid sequence MEGDIKGKFIVLEGLDGSGKSTQAKRLVERLNLSGIKAVSLREPTDGQWGRKIREIAAKGREGITPEEELSYFVNDRREDVEKNIIPALNDGMVVVMDRYIYSNMAYQGALGIDVDHIAEINREFPRPDLVIFLDFKPGEGLGRVEMRGAANAGFEKREFLEKVYETYQLPQFEIMSRISAKGSVEEVGERIWGVVAPYLEDFQ is encoded by the coding sequence ATGGAGGGGGACATTAAGGGCAAATTTATCGTGCTTGAAGGGCTGGACGGCTCCGGTAAAAGCACACAGGCGAAAAGGCTTGTCGAGAGGCTCAATCTCTCCGGGATAAAAGCGGTCTCGCTCAGGGAGCCAACGGATGGACAATGGGGGAGGAAGATAAGGGAGATAGCCGCAAAAGGGCGCGAAGGTATCACCCCTGAAGAGGAACTGAGCTACTTTGTGAACGACCGGCGCGAGGATGTGGAGAAGAACATCATCCCGGCGTTAAACGATGGCATGGTGGTGGTGATGGACAGGTATATCTATTCAAACATGGCGTACCAGGGGGCGCTCGGGATAGACGTAGACCATATAGCAGAGATTAACAGAGAATTTCCGAGGCCGGACCTGGTGATCTTTCTTGATTTCAAGCCTGGAGAAGGGCTTGGCAGGGTAGAGATGAGGGGAGCCGCGAACGCGGGCTTTGAAAAGAGGGAGTTTCTGGAAAAGGTCTACGAAACATATCAGCTTCCGCAGTTTGAAATTATGTCGAGGATCAGTGCGAAGGGGAGCGTCGAAGAGGTCGGCGAGAGGATATGGGGAGTTGTTGCGCCGTATCTGGAGGATTTTCAGTGA
- a CDS encoding GNAT family N-acetyltransferase produces the protein MKDDDEFRTIYELNPSQIRDLELLYRKEWWASTREFKDIKTMLENSDLVIGILESATGKLVAFTRVLSDFVYKGLILDVIVAHDYRQKKLGRRLMDTILNHPKLKAVHRFELYCLPEMAPFYEKWGFVETKKVLFMVRESVKPGEKIDELA, from the coding sequence GTGAAGGACGATGACGAATTCAGGACTATCTACGAGCTGAATCCGAGCCAGATACGGGATCTGGAGCTGTTATACAGGAAAGAGTGGTGGGCCAGTACGAGGGAGTTCAAGGATATAAAAACCATGCTTGAGAACAGCGATCTGGTGATCGGGATATTGGAATCCGCAACCGGGAAGTTGGTAGCATTTACCCGCGTTCTCTCCGATTTCGTATACAAGGGGCTGATACTGGATGTGATCGTGGCGCACGATTACCGGCAAAAAAAGCTGGGACGGAGGCTGATGGATACGATCCTGAATCATCCTAAGCTGAAAGCGGTACACCGTTTCGAACTCTACTGCCTCCCGGAGATGGCTCCGTTCTATGAGAAGTGGGGTTTCGTGGAGACGAAAAAGGTTTTATTCATGGTCAGGGAATCGGTTAAGCCGGGGGAAAAAATAGACGAACTCGCATAG
- the topA gene encoding type I DNA topoisomerase: MAEAKKKAKKTTSAKKSAKSASRKQVKNLVIVESPAKANTIRKYLGRGFDVKASIGHIRDLPKSKLGIDVENGFALQLVTIKGKASVIKELKAAAKGADNIYLAPDPDREGEAIAQHINDVIDTKGQIYRIQFNEITKKAITEAIEHPLTIDVNRVQAQQARRALDRIVGYKLSPLLWEKVRRGLSAGRVQSVALRVLVDRENEITAFVPREYWTVTCKLKPNGKDEFDAKLFHTDGKKFELDNGADAQKTVDEIKKEALAVTTLTVKDKKRNAPAPFITSTLQQAASQRFRYSASRTMRLAQRLYEGEDIGHDERVGLITYMRTDSTRTATEALEEVRGYITETMGKDFLPEAPNTFKVKKSAQEGHEAIRPTSVLRTPASLKDMLQPEEYKVYDLIWKRFVASQMSPAIINTLSVDINAGRHLLRASGSNVKFEGYLKVYKDDDKTDKDDESVIPNLEEGERLALNEITPNQHFTQPPPRYSEATLIKELEDKGIGRPSTYASIMSTIIDRDYAELEERRLWPTELGKLITEALVLHFPAIMDIGFTAQMEENLDEVEGGRKDWVSLMNEYYTPFVSALEKAGKEMKNYKIGTEYEEKCDKCGKEMEIKYGRFGQFLACTGYPECKSTRQIGKGAAEPVKTGEKCHVCGDGEFLIKSGKFGKFIACSNYPECKTTKPFTLGIKCPKDGCIGEIAERKSKKGRSFYGCTKYPDCDFTSWEKPFDLPCEVCGSKYLVFARKIDNNTIKLKCPNKECDFTRQKHIDESKVNAGDDGEKEESLASAGSDSDQQE; this comes from the coding sequence ATGGCAGAAGCGAAGAAGAAAGCAAAAAAGACAACCTCAGCGAAAAAAAGCGCAAAGAGCGCCTCAAGGAAACAGGTTAAGAACCTCGTTATCGTAGAGTCTCCAGCCAAGGCGAATACAATACGCAAATACCTTGGGCGAGGTTTCGACGTAAAGGCAAGCATCGGTCACATACGCGATCTGCCGAAAAGCAAGCTGGGGATCGACGTTGAGAACGGATTCGCCCTTCAGCTTGTAACCATTAAAGGGAAGGCTTCTGTAATAAAGGAGCTGAAAGCGGCGGCAAAAGGTGCGGACAACATCTACCTTGCCCCTGACCCTGATCGCGAAGGGGAGGCGATCGCCCAGCACATCAACGACGTAATAGACACAAAGGGACAGATCTACAGGATACAGTTCAACGAGATAACAAAGAAGGCTATCACCGAAGCGATAGAGCACCCGCTCACGATCGACGTAAACCGCGTACAGGCCCAGCAGGCAAGGCGCGCCCTTGACAGAATAGTGGGATACAAACTCAGCCCCCTTCTCTGGGAAAAGGTGCGGAGAGGTCTATCCGCGGGGCGCGTGCAGTCGGTGGCCCTCCGGGTGCTTGTAGACAGGGAGAACGAAATTACGGCTTTCGTACCGAGAGAGTACTGGACCGTCACATGCAAACTGAAACCGAACGGAAAGGATGAGTTCGATGCAAAGCTCTTCCACACCGACGGTAAAAAATTCGAACTCGATAACGGCGCGGACGCGCAGAAGACAGTCGACGAAATAAAAAAAGAAGCTCTTGCCGTTACGACGCTGACCGTCAAGGATAAAAAGCGAAACGCTCCTGCTCCGTTTATCACCAGCACACTCCAGCAGGCGGCATCCCAAAGATTCAGATACTCCGCCTCAAGGACCATGAGGCTTGCTCAAAGGCTATATGAAGGCGAAGACATCGGGCACGACGAAAGGGTCGGTCTTATCACCTATATGAGAACGGACTCAACCAGGACGGCAACGGAAGCGCTTGAAGAGGTTCGAGGATACATCACTGAAACAATGGGGAAGGATTTTCTTCCTGAAGCGCCAAACACCTTCAAGGTAAAGAAATCTGCGCAAGAGGGGCACGAAGCCATAAGGCCGACATCGGTACTCAGGACGCCGGCGTCGCTGAAAGATATGCTCCAGCCGGAAGAGTACAAGGTCTACGATCTTATCTGGAAAAGGTTTGTCGCCAGCCAGATGAGCCCGGCGATCATCAACACCCTCTCGGTGGATATCAACGCGGGACGTCATCTGTTGCGCGCCTCCGGTTCGAACGTGAAGTTTGAGGGTTACCTGAAAGTCTACAAGGATGACGACAAGACGGACAAGGATGATGAGAGCGTTATCCCGAACCTTGAGGAGGGGGAGAGGCTCGCGCTAAACGAGATAACACCTAACCAGCACTTCACACAGCCTCCGCCGAGGTACAGCGAGGCAACTCTTATCAAGGAGCTTGAGGATAAGGGTATCGGGCGTCCGAGCACATATGCCTCAATCATGTCGACGATAATCGACCGCGACTACGCGGAGCTTGAGGAGAGGAGGCTTTGGCCTACGGAACTCGGAAAGCTGATCACGGAGGCGCTTGTGCTCCACTTCCCTGCCATCATGGACATAGGTTTCACGGCGCAGATGGAGGAGAACCTCGACGAGGTTGAAGGCGGAAGGAAAGACTGGGTATCCCTGATGAACGAATACTACACGCCTTTTGTTTCCGCGCTCGAAAAGGCGGGCAAGGAGATGAAGAACTACAAGATAGGGACCGAGTACGAAGAGAAGTGCGATAAGTGCGGCAAGGAGATGGAGATTAAATACGGTCGCTTCGGCCAGTTCCTCGCCTGTACCGGATACCCGGAGTGCAAGAGCACCAGGCAGATAGGGAAAGGGGCCGCGGAACCTGTCAAGACAGGCGAAAAATGCCATGTCTGCGGAGACGGCGAGTTTCTCATCAAGTCTGGAAAATTCGGAAAATTCATCGCATGCTCGAACTATCCCGAATGCAAAACCACAAAACCGTTCACTCTCGGCATCAAATGCCCCAAGGACGGATGTATCGGCGAGATCGCGGAGAGAAAATCCAAGAAAGGGAGAAGCTTCTACGGATGCACCAAATATCCCGATTGCGATTTCACAAGCTGGGAAAAACCTTTCGATCTCCCATGCGAAGTCTGCGGCAGCAAGTATCTCGTATTCGCGAGGAAGATAGACAACAACACGATCAAGCTGAAGTGCCCCAACAAGGAGTGCGATTTCACCCGGCAGAAGCACATCGATGAATCGAAGGTGAATGCCGGCGATGACGGAGAGAAGGAAGAATCCCTCGCCTCAGCCGGTTCGGACAGCGACCAGCAAGAGTAG